One genomic window of Paraburkholderia acidiphila includes the following:
- the xylG gene encoding D-xylose ABC transporter ATP-binding protein, producing MTEPLLTMRGIVKSFAGVKALDGIDLTVQPGECVGLCGENGAGKSTLMKVLSGVYPHGTWSGEIRWEGAPLEAHSVRDTERAGIVIIHQELMLVPELSVAENIFLGNEITLPGGRMNYAAMYQRADELLRELNIDAINVAQPVMNYGGGHQQLIEIAKALNKRAKLLILDEPSSSLTAAETKILLDIVRDLKRRGVACVYISHKLDEVEAVCDTVSVIRDGRHVATEPMATLTTDRIIAMMVGREIRNLFPREPHDIGEVVFEARNVTCYDVTNPRRKRVDDVSFSVRRGEILGVAGLVGAGRTETMQAIFGAYAGACAATVLLEGKPLKIRSPLDAIGAGIAMVPEDRKRHGIVPQLGVGHNITLSVLHRFSKHGRIDTAAELDTIRTEMQRLSVRAANPMLSIASLSGGNQQKAVLTKMLLTDPKVLILDEPTRGVDVGAKYEIYKLIFQLAKRGVAIVMVSSELPEVLGISDRVLVIGEGELRGDFVNEDLTQEDILGAAIQSVRAQPDTASAV from the coding sequence ATGACCGAACCCTTGCTGACGATGCGCGGCATCGTCAAGTCCTTTGCGGGCGTGAAAGCGCTCGACGGCATCGACCTCACGGTGCAGCCCGGCGAATGCGTGGGCCTGTGCGGCGAGAACGGCGCCGGCAAATCCACGCTCATGAAGGTGCTGTCGGGCGTGTACCCGCACGGCACCTGGAGCGGCGAAATCCGTTGGGAAGGCGCACCGCTCGAAGCGCACAGCGTGCGCGACACCGAACGGGCGGGCATCGTCATCATCCACCAGGAACTGATGCTCGTGCCCGAGCTTTCGGTGGCCGAAAACATCTTTCTCGGCAACGAAATCACGCTGCCGGGCGGCCGCATGAATTACGCGGCGATGTATCAGCGTGCCGACGAGTTGCTGCGCGAGCTGAACATCGACGCCATCAACGTGGCGCAGCCGGTGATGAACTATGGTGGTGGCCATCAGCAGCTCATCGAGATCGCGAAGGCGCTGAACAAGCGCGCGAAGCTGCTGATTCTCGACGAACCTTCGTCGTCGCTCACCGCAGCGGAAACGAAGATCCTGCTCGATATCGTGCGCGACCTGAAGCGCCGGGGCGTTGCTTGCGTCTACATCTCGCACAAGCTCGACGAGGTCGAGGCCGTGTGCGATACGGTGAGCGTGATCCGCGACGGCCGCCACGTGGCGACCGAACCCATGGCGACGCTCACTACCGACCGCATCATCGCGATGATGGTGGGGCGTGAGATCCGCAATCTCTTTCCGCGCGAGCCGCATGACATCGGCGAGGTCGTGTTCGAGGCCCGCAACGTGACCTGCTACGACGTGACGAATCCGCGCCGCAAGCGCGTGGACGACGTGTCGTTCTCGGTGCGGCGCGGCGAGATCCTGGGCGTGGCCGGGCTCGTGGGCGCGGGGCGCACGGAGACCATGCAGGCGATCTTCGGCGCCTATGCGGGCGCATGCGCGGCGACGGTGCTGCTCGAAGGCAAGCCGCTGAAAATCCGCTCGCCGCTCGACGCGATCGGTGCGGGCATCGCCATGGTGCCCGAGGACCGCAAGCGCCACGGCATCGTGCCGCAACTGGGCGTGGGCCACAACATCACGCTCTCGGTGCTGCATCGCTTCTCGAAGCACGGGCGCATCGACACGGCCGCCGAACTCGACACGATCCGCACGGAGATGCAGCGTCTTTCGGTGCGCGCGGCGAACCCCATGCTGTCGATTGCGAGCCTTTCCGGCGGCAACCAGCAGAAGGCGGTGCTCACGAAGATGCTGCTCACCGACCCGAAGGTGCTGATCCTCGACGAGCCCACACGTGGCGTGGACGTCGGCGCGAAGTACGAGATCTACAAACTGATCTTCCAGCTCGCCAAACGCGGCGTGGCGATCGTGATGGTGTCGTCCGAGTTGCCGGAGGTGCTGGGCATCAGCGACCGCGTGCTCGTGATCGGCGAAGGCGAGCTGCGCGGCGACTTCGTCAATGAGGACCTCACGCAGGAAGACATTCTTGGCGCGGCGATCCAGAGCGTGCGCGCCCAACCCGATACAGCGAGTGCAGTATGA
- a CDS encoding sugar ABC transporter permease, whose protein sequence is MTPDVTTQHAREGQQPGGNGFAMRFQQLFARYKILALLLAVAVIWLFFSLLTHGAFVTPRNVSNLLRQMSITGMLACGMVFVIIAGEIDLSVGSLLGLLGGVAAILDVNRGWPIGVTVPVVLVLGVLVGLFNGWWSTYRRVPSFIVGLGGMLAFRGVLLGITGGSTIAPVSDHFVFLGQGYLPRVAGDVLALALFVLLAVLTVRQRANRRRYQLSVVPLWQDGVKIVGAGAILLAFVLMLDSYGGIPVPVLLLLALLGIFTWIATQTVFGRRIYAVGSNLEATRLSGVNTNRVKLAIFALMGLMCAFAGIVNTARLAAGSPSAGTMGELDAIAACFIGGTSMRGGSGTVYGALIGALVMASLDNGMSMLDVDAYWQMIVKGGILVLAVWIDVVSGSNRR, encoded by the coding sequence ATGACCCCCGACGTCACGACCCAACACGCGCGCGAAGGCCAGCAGCCAGGCGGTAATGGTTTCGCCATGCGTTTCCAGCAACTCTTCGCGCGCTACAAGATCCTCGCGCTGCTGCTTGCAGTGGCGGTGATCTGGCTGTTCTTTTCGCTGCTCACGCATGGCGCGTTCGTCACGCCGCGCAACGTGTCGAACCTGCTGCGGCAGATGTCGATTACGGGGATGCTCGCGTGCGGCATGGTGTTCGTCATCATCGCGGGCGAGATCGATCTCTCGGTGGGCTCGCTGCTGGGCCTGCTCGGCGGCGTGGCCGCGATTCTCGACGTGAACCGCGGCTGGCCCATCGGCGTGACCGTGCCGGTGGTGCTCGTGCTCGGCGTGCTGGTGGGGCTGTTCAACGGCTGGTGGTCGACCTACCGCCGCGTGCCGTCGTTCATCGTGGGTCTCGGCGGCATGCTCGCGTTTCGCGGGGTGCTGCTCGGCATCACGGGCGGCTCGACCATCGCGCCGGTGTCCGATCACTTCGTGTTTCTCGGTCAGGGCTATTTGCCGCGCGTGGCGGGCGACGTGCTGGCGCTCGCGCTCTTCGTGCTGCTTGCGGTGCTCACGGTGCGCCAGCGTGCGAACCGCAGGCGTTATCAGCTGAGCGTCGTGCCGCTCTGGCAGGACGGCGTGAAGATCGTCGGCGCGGGCGCGATCCTGCTGGCGTTCGTGCTGATGCTCGACAGCTACGGCGGCATTCCGGTGCCCGTGTTGCTGCTGCTCGCGCTGCTCGGAATCTTCACATGGATCGCCACGCAAACCGTGTTCGGCCGCCGCATCTACGCAGTGGGCTCGAACCTCGAAGCCACGCGTCTTTCCGGCGTCAACACGAACCGCGTGAAGCTCGCGATCTTCGCGCTCATGGGCCTCATGTGCGCGTTCGCGGGCATCGTCAATACGGCGCGTCTCGCGGCGGGCTCGCCTTCGGCGGGCACGATGGGCGAACTCGATGCGATCGCGGCCTGCTTTATCGGCGGCACGTCGATGCGCGGCGGCTCCGGCACCGTGTATGGCGCGCTGATCGGCGCGCTCGTGATGGCCAGCCTCGATAACGGCATGTCGATGCTCGACGTGGACGCGTATTGGCAGATGATTGTGAAGGGCGGCATTCTCGTGCTCGCCGTGTGGATCGACGTCGTGTCGGGGTCGAACCGCCGCTGA
- a CDS encoding ATP-dependent Clp protease ATP-binding subunit → MPTLCEICNARPAVARVTVVQNGQRKSMSICDYDYRQLMRHQSMLNPFDSLLGGSGLSRFFGGQGGEDEHDDEHDLAAEVPRESVDATDAFSEQTLEILQRAAEKAHELQRNELDTEHLLYVLAETDVCAALLKELKLSPQDIISYIDQHAQKGTASPDAPIDKMTISPRLKKAFQFAFQASRDLGHSYVGPEHLLIGLAAVPDSIAGTLLKKYGVTPEALRQKVVKVVGKGAEDGRVDAPTGTPTLDKFGRDLTAMARQGKLDPVLGRAQEIENTIEVLARRKKNNPVLIGEPGVGKTAIVEGLAQRIVNGDVPEVLRGKRLVEVNINSMVAGAKYRGEFEERAKQLIDEVTAKHDELILFIDELHTIVGAGQGGGEGGLDIANVLKPALARGELSLIGATTLNEYQKYIEKDAALERRFQPVLVPEPTVEQTIVILRGLRDKLEAHHQVTFADDAFVAAAELSDRYITSRFLPDKAIDLIDQAAARVRIGATSRPADMQELEAEIAQLKREQDYAASRKRFDEAKGFEERINEKQAKLEELTEAWQRKTGSETLEVTVASIAEVVSRLTGIPVADLTQEERQKLLKMEETLRERVVGQEDAVVAVSDAVRLSRAGLGQSNRPIATFLFLGPTGVGKTELAKALAETVFGDEQAIIRIDMSEYMERHAVARLIGAPPGYVGYDEGGQLTERVRRRPYSVILLDEIEKAHADVYNVLLQVFDDGRLTDGKGRVVDFSNTILIATSNLGASIIMDNLERPEKSRLDDKTIRAELMKVLKGHFRPEFLNRIDEIIVFHALSRDNIRAIVQIQLERVMRTAAGQGITLIMGQTLIDHLVEAGYQPEFGARELKRQIRQEVETRLAKEILGDALQSGDTVEIGYDKTNEEVTISKIAVPPDVKENKAAKKAKQAASPPVDEVANEMAADDMEGDPPPPPPKKSGKGGGKAKPA, encoded by the coding sequence ATGCCCACTCTTTGCGAAATCTGTAATGCCCGGCCCGCAGTCGCGCGCGTGACTGTCGTGCAAAACGGGCAGCGCAAGTCCATGTCGATCTGCGACTACGACTACCGCCAACTGATGCGACACCAAAGCATGCTCAACCCGTTCGACTCGCTGCTGGGCGGCAGCGGCCTGTCACGCTTTTTCGGCGGACAAGGCGGCGAGGACGAACATGACGACGAGCACGATCTCGCCGCCGAGGTGCCACGCGAATCCGTGGATGCGACCGATGCATTCAGCGAGCAGACGCTCGAAATCCTGCAGCGCGCCGCGGAGAAAGCCCACGAGTTGCAACGTAATGAACTCGACACCGAACATCTGCTGTACGTGCTCGCCGAGACCGATGTTTGCGCAGCACTCCTGAAGGAGTTGAAGCTCTCGCCGCAAGACATCATTAGCTATATCGATCAGCACGCGCAAAAGGGCACGGCTTCGCCCGACGCGCCCATCGACAAGATGACGATTTCGCCGCGCCTGAAAAAAGCGTTTCAGTTCGCGTTTCAGGCCTCGCGCGATCTCGGTCATTCGTATGTCGGCCCCGAGCATCTGCTGATCGGTCTCGCTGCGGTGCCCGACAGCATTGCGGGCACGCTGCTCAAGAAATACGGCGTCACGCCCGAGGCGCTGCGTCAGAAGGTCGTGAAGGTGGTGGGCAAGGGCGCGGAGGATGGCCGCGTGGATGCGCCCACGGGCACGCCCACGCTCGACAAGTTCGGCCGCGACCTCACGGCCATGGCGCGGCAGGGCAAGCTCGATCCGGTGCTGGGCCGCGCGCAGGAAATCGAGAACACCATCGAGGTGCTCGCGCGGCGCAAGAAGAACAACCCGGTGCTGATCGGCGAGCCGGGCGTCGGCAAGACCGCCATCGTGGAAGGGCTCGCGCAGCGCATCGTCAACGGCGACGTGCCCGAGGTGCTGCGCGGCAAGCGGCTCGTGGAAGTGAACATCAATTCGATGGTCGCGGGCGCGAAGTACCGCGGCGAATTCGAGGAACGCGCGAAGCAACTGATCGATGAAGTCACCGCCAAGCACGACGAGCTGATTCTCTTCATCGACGAATTGCACACGATCGTCGGCGCGGGGCAGGGTGGCGGAGAAGGCGGGCTCGACATTGCGAATGTGTTGAAGCCAGCGCTCGCGCGCGGCGAGCTGAGCTTGATCGGTGCGACGACGCTTAACGAGTATCAGAAGTACATCGAGAAAGACGCAGCGCTCGAACGGCGCTTTCAGCCGGTACTCGTGCCGGAGCCGACGGTCGAGCAAACCATCGTGATCCTGCGCGGCCTGCGCGACAAACTCGAAGCGCACCACCAGGTGACGTTCGCCGACGACGCGTTCGTGGCCGCCGCCGAATTGTCGGATCGCTACATCACGTCGCGCTTTTTGCCGGACAAGGCGATCGATCTGATCGATCAGGCGGCGGCACGCGTGCGCATTGGCGCGACCTCGCGGCCCGCTGATATGCAGGAACTCGAAGCGGAGATCGCGCAGCTCAAGCGCGAGCAGGATTACGCGGCGTCGCGCAAGCGCTTCGACGAAGCGAAGGGGTTCGAGGAGCGCATCAACGAAAAGCAGGCGAAGCTCGAGGAGCTGACCGAAGCGTGGCAGCGCAAGACGGGTTCGGAAACGCTTGAAGTCACGGTGGCGTCGATTGCCGAGGTCGTGTCGCGGCTCACCGGCATTCCGGTTGCGGACCTCACTCAGGAAGAGCGCCAGAAGCTGCTCAAGATGGAAGAAACACTGCGCGAACGCGTGGTCGGTCAGGAAGACGCCGTGGTCGCGGTGAGCGACGCCGTACGCCTCTCGCGCGCGGGCCTGGGTCAGTCGAACCGCCCGATCGCGACCTTCCTGTTCCTCGGGCCGACTGGCGTGGGCAAGACCGAGCTTGCGAAGGCGCTTGCGGAAACCGTGTTCGGCGACGAGCAGGCCATCATCCGCATCGACATGAGCGAATACATGGAGCGTCATGCGGTGGCGCGGCTCATCGGCGCGCCGCCCGGCTACGTGGGCTACGACGAGGGCGGTCAGCTCACCGAGCGCGTGCGGCGGCGTCCGTACAGCGTGATTCTGCTCGACGAGATCGAGAAGGCGCACGCCGACGTCTATAACGTGCTGCTGCAGGTGTTCGACGACGGGCGCTTGACGGACGGCAAAGGCCGCGTGGTCGACTTCAGCAACACGATCCTGATCGCCACGAGCAACCTCGGCGCGTCGATCATCATGGACAATCTCGAGCGCCCCGAAAAGTCGCGCCTCGACGACAAGACGATCCGCGCGGAACTCATGAAGGTGCTCAAGGGCCATTTCCGGCCCGAGTTCCTCAATCGCATCGACGAGATCATCGTGTTCCATGCGCTCTCGCGCGACAACATCCGCGCGATCGTGCAGATCCAGCTCGAACGCGTCATGCGCACGGCGGCTGGGCAGGGCATCACGTTGATCATGGGGCAGACGCTCATCGATCACCTCGTCGAGGCGGGCTATCAGCCGGAGTTCGGCGCGCGCGAACTCAAGCGGCAGATTCGCCAGGAAGTGGAAACGCGCCTGGCCAAGGAGATACTCGGCGACGCGCTGCAATCGGGCGACACCGTCGAGATCGGCTATGACAAGACCAATGAGGAAGTCACGATCAGCAAGATCGCCGTGCCGCCCGACGTAAAGGAGAACAAGGCCGCGAAGAAGGCGAAGCAAGCGGCGTCGCCGCCCGTTGATGAAGTCGCGAACGAAATGGCCGCCGACGACATGGAAGGCGATCCGCCACCGCCGCCGCCGAAGAAGAGCGGCAAGGGTGGGGGAAAGGCGAAGCCCGCCTGA
- a CDS encoding ATP-dependent DNA helicase, which yields MSYTVAVRTLCEFTAKRGDLDLRFTPSPDASDGRAGHAAIAARRPPGYETEIALSGTFESLTVRGRADGYDPARRRLEEFKTYRGDLEAMRENQRALHWAQLRVYGALLCDTLGLDALELALVYYDIGSGRETALVEQASASELRAAFETQCRRFVAWAEQESAHRTARDAALAALRLPHPQFRAGQRDLAEAVWRAATQGRCLLAQAPTGIGKTIGTLFPQLKACPRAAIDKVVFLSAKSSGRQLALDALATLTRAQDVTTADTQRTTMPLRVLELVARDKACEHPEAACHGESCVLARGFYDRLPAARAAALERLRLDRAALREVASEHVVCPYYLGQELARWSDVIVGDYNYWFDASAMLFMLAAHNQWRTSVLVDEAHNLPERARAMYSAELVQTRIDTVRLASSGPLKRALARLQKHWNAQNAIQPGAWRASDTLPEGLVAALGEVIGAIGDQLAEPALVRDPELERFYFDALHFTRVAERFDTHSLFDVTPLVQQSARRPRSTIAIRNIVPADALRARIATAHSMTLFSATLSPTHYYNDMLGLPANTVSIDIDTPFRADQLDVHIARHISTRFKDRARSLEALVARVSAQYAERPGNYLCFFSSYEYLQQAADVFVARRPEVDVWLQSRTMDEAGQQAFVARFMEGGCGIGFAVLGGAFGEGIDLPGTRLIGTFIATLGMPQVNALNEAMRARMDTLYGDGFDYTYLIPGLRKVVQAAGRVIRTEHDRGVVHLLDDRFAQPGVRALLPAWWRIASS from the coding sequence ATGAGCTACACCGTCGCCGTACGCACGCTGTGCGAGTTCACCGCCAAGCGCGGCGATCTCGACCTGCGCTTCACGCCCTCGCCCGACGCAAGCGATGGCCGCGCCGGCCACGCGGCCATCGCCGCCCGACGGCCGCCCGGCTACGAGACCGAGATCGCGCTTTCCGGCACGTTCGAATCGCTCACCGTGCGCGGCCGCGCGGACGGCTACGATCCCGCGCGGCGCAGGCTCGAAGAATTCAAGACCTATCGCGGCGACCTCGAAGCGATGCGCGAAAATCAGCGCGCGCTTCACTGGGCACAGTTGCGCGTCTACGGCGCACTGCTGTGCGACACGCTCGGGCTCGATGCGCTCGAACTCGCCCTGGTGTACTACGACATCGGTTCGGGCCGCGAGACAGCGCTCGTCGAGCAGGCGAGCGCGTCGGAACTGCGCGCCGCGTTCGAAACGCAATGCCGCCGCTTCGTCGCATGGGCCGAGCAGGAAAGCGCGCACCGCACCGCGCGCGATGCCGCGCTCGCCGCCCTGCGCTTGCCGCACCCGCAATTTCGCGCCGGCCAGCGCGATCTCGCCGAAGCCGTCTGGCGCGCGGCGACGCAGGGGCGCTGTCTGCTCGCGCAAGCGCCCACCGGCATCGGCAAGACCATCGGCACGCTCTTTCCGCAGTTGAAGGCTTGCCCACGCGCGGCCATCGACAAGGTCGTATTTCTGAGCGCGAAAAGCTCAGGCCGCCAGTTGGCGCTCGATGCGCTCGCCACGCTGACACGCGCGCAAGACGTTACCACCGCCGATACCCAACGAACGACCATGCCGTTGCGAGTGCTCGAACTCGTTGCGCGCGACAAGGCTTGCGAACACCCCGAAGCGGCCTGTCACGGCGAATCCTGCGTGCTCGCGCGCGGCTTCTACGACCGCCTGCCGGCCGCGCGCGCGGCGGCGCTCGAACGCCTGCGGCTCGATCGCGCAGCACTGCGCGAAGTGGCGAGCGAGCACGTCGTCTGCCCTTACTACCTTGGCCAGGAACTGGCGCGCTGGAGCGACGTGATCGTCGGCGACTATAACTACTGGTTCGACGCGAGCGCCATGCTGTTCATGCTCGCCGCGCACAACCAGTGGCGCACGAGCGTGCTCGTGGACGAGGCGCACAACCTGCCCGAGCGCGCTCGCGCGATGTACTCGGCGGAACTCGTGCAAACGCGCATCGACACCGTGCGCCTCGCCTCGAGCGGGCCGCTCAAGCGCGCGCTCGCGCGCCTGCAGAAGCACTGGAATGCGCAAAACGCCATACAACCCGGCGCCTGGCGCGCGAGCGACACCTTGCCCGAAGGCCTCGTCGCGGCTCTCGGCGAAGTGATCGGCGCAATTGGCGACCAACTCGCCGAACCCGCGCTCGTACGCGACCCCGAACTCGAGCGCTTCTATTTCGACGCCCTGCATTTCACGCGCGTTGCCGAGCGCTTCGATACCCATTCGCTCTTCGACGTCACGCCCCTTGTGCAGCAGAGCGCTCGCCGCCCGCGTTCGACCATCGCGATCCGCAACATCGTGCCGGCGGACGCCTTGCGCGCGCGCATCGCCACCGCGCACAGCATGACGCTCTTTTCCGCGACGCTCTCGCCCACGCATTACTACAACGACATGCTCGGCCTGCCCGCCAACACGGTGAGCATCGACATCGATACGCCGTTTCGCGCGGACCAGCTCGACGTACACATCGCCCGCCACATCTCGACGCGTTTCAAGGACCGCGCACGCTCGCTCGAAGCGCTGGTTGCGCGCGTGTCGGCTCAATATGCCGAGCGCCCCGGCAACTATCTTTGTTTCTTCAGCAGCTATGAGTATCTGCAGCAAGCCGCCGACGTGTTCGTGGCTCGCCGCCCTGAGGTGGACGTGTGGCTGCAGTCGCGCACCATGGACGAAGCGGGCCAACAGGCCTTCGTCGCGCGCTTCATGGAAGGCGGCTGTGGCATTGGCTTCGCGGTGCTGGGGGGCGCGTTCGGCGAAGGCATCGATCTGCCGGGCACGCGCCTCATCGGCACCTTCATCGCCACGCTCGGCATGCCCCAGGTGAACGCCCTGAACGAGGCGATGCGCGCGCGCATGGATACGCTTTACGGCGATGGCTTCGACTACACGTACCTGATCCCGGGCTTGCGCAAGGTCGTGCAAGCCGCTGGCCGCGTGATCCGCACCGAACACGATCGCGGCGTCGTGCACCTGCTGGACGACCGCTTCGCGCAGCCCGGGGTGCGTGCGTTGTTGCCCGCGTGGTGGCGTATCGCCTCCAGTTGA
- a CDS encoding VRR-NUC domain-containing protein — MLPDSPDPFYYLANFERALAWLAARCADLFDDAERRFADDFARMPEASRALFVRMLMRKGPHFRASRLAYDEIGCPRAAAAPLVAAGWLDAAPALDLDALAALVTKAELQALAARLGVALEPRATRAASLEALEAHYAAAPEPRGWHAWFPASPDTVLLFASAPLCERLRLMFFGNLRQDWSEFVLADLGVYRYESVPFDRASRAFQRREDIDTYLALRDCRDGFDSAARALDFDAAAAIATTLDALDALAPRTQANAWLRARHDKLRHATGLAAERAGEAELAWRAYLDCGHAESRYRRVRVLEQLSRREEALALAQIIADAPDNEEEAQRAARTLGRLARTRAKSKTSAEPGFAQLELALPAAPGALRVEEAARLSLATPQAPVFYVENTLINALFGLLCWPALFAPLPGAFFHPFQRGPADLHAADFVARRASHFEACLAELETHAYRDSILRRYTQKTGIQSPFVAWPALSDELLALALDCFPAAHLRLWFERLLREPVANRSGLPDLVRFWPHERRYELIEVKGPGDRLQDNQRRWLAYCVQQGMPVSVLQVRWPNVDDEAGESAARALRAP; from the coding sequence GTGCTTCCCGACTCTCCCGATCCGTTTTACTACCTCGCGAACTTCGAGCGCGCGCTGGCGTGGCTTGCCGCGCGCTGCGCCGATCTGTTCGACGACGCCGAGCGCCGCTTCGCCGACGATTTCGCGCGCATGCCAGAGGCGTCGCGCGCGCTCTTCGTGCGCATGCTGATGCGTAAGGGTCCCCATTTTCGCGCAAGCCGTCTCGCGTACGACGAAATCGGCTGCCCACGCGCCGCGGCGGCCCCGCTCGTTGCAGCGGGTTGGCTCGACGCCGCGCCCGCGCTCGATCTCGACGCGCTTGCCGCGCTCGTCACGAAAGCCGAACTCCAGGCGCTCGCCGCGCGCCTCGGTGTCGCGCTGGAACCGCGCGCCACGCGCGCGGCCTCGCTCGAAGCGCTCGAGGCGCACTACGCCGCCGCACCCGAGCCGCGCGGCTGGCATGCGTGGTTTCCGGCCTCCCCCGACACCGTGCTGCTGTTCGCGAGCGCCCCGCTCTGCGAGCGCCTGCGCCTCATGTTCTTCGGCAACCTGCGCCAGGACTGGTCGGAGTTCGTGCTTGCCGACCTGGGCGTCTATCGCTACGAAAGCGTGCCCTTCGATCGCGCCTCGCGGGCATTCCAGCGACGCGAGGACATCGACACGTATCTCGCGCTGCGCGATTGCCGCGACGGCTTCGACAGCGCCGCCCGGGCCCTGGACTTCGACGCCGCCGCTGCCATCGCCACGACACTCGATGCACTCGACGCGCTGGCCCCGCGCACGCAGGCCAACGCGTGGCTGCGCGCTCGCCACGACAAGCTGCGTCACGCCACCGGGCTCGCCGCGGAGCGCGCGGGCGAGGCCGAACTCGCGTGGCGCGCGTATCTGGACTGCGGGCATGCCGAATCGCGCTACCGCCGCGTGCGCGTGCTCGAACAGCTGAGCCGCCGCGAGGAAGCGCTCGCGCTCGCGCAGATCATTGCCGATGCGCCTGATAACGAAGAAGAAGCGCAGCGCGCGGCGCGCACGCTCGGGCGTCTCGCGCGCACCCGGGCGAAATCGAAAACGAGCGCCGAGCCGGGCTTCGCGCAGCTCGAACTCGCGCTGCCGGCCGCGCCCGGGGCGCTACGCGTCGAGGAAGCCGCGCGCCTCTCGCTCGCCACGCCGCAGGCGCCGGTGTTTTACGTCGAGAACACGCTGATCAACGCCCTCTTCGGTCTGCTCTGCTGGCCCGCGCTGTTCGCGCCGCTGCCCGGCGCGTTCTTCCATCCGTTTCAGCGCGGCCCCGCCGACCTGCACGCTGCCGACTTCGTCGCACGGCGTGCTTCGCACTTCGAAGCATGCCTCGCCGAACTCGAAACGCACGCGTACCGCGACTCGATCCTGCGGCGCTATACGCAAAAGACCGGTATCCAGTCGCCCTTCGTCGCGTGGCCCGCACTCAGCGACGAACTGCTCGCGCTCGCGCTCGACTGCTTTCCCGCCGCGCATCTGCGCTTGTGGTTCGAGCGGCTGCTGCGCGAACCCGTTGCCAACCGTTCGGGCCTGCCCGATCTCGTGCGCTTCTGGCCGCACGAGCGGCGCTACGAACTGATCGAGGTGAAAGGCCCCGGTGACCGCCTGCAGGACAACCAGCGTCGCTGGCTTGCCTATTGCGTGCAGCAGGGCATGCCGGTTTCCGTGTTGCAGGTGCGCTGGCCCAATGTGGACGATGAGGCCGGCGAAAGCGCCGCACGGGCGTTGCGCGCGCCATGA
- a CDS encoding DUF3443 domain-containing protein: MKTRTQRQPHAPGIGRRVALFVLCTLLTACGGGGSSATSSASTGAGTPASAPVSASAASPVSTPSTTSSSGTVPQSTTPNVVAVTVGPTPTSTRNMLMASVTVCVPGTTNCASVDNVQVDTGSQGLRLLASALPAGFALPAVPAGASADIAGECAVFGTGYTWGAVRSADVKLAGEVAAALPIQLIADPAVPASAPAGCTGSGLAMNSAATLRSNGILGVGPFSADCGASCVNAAVTPWYYACPASGCTASAQPLAQQVSNPVAGFATDNNGVVIDLPAVADSGASAVSGSMIFGIGSQANNALGSASVLRANSGTGYVKTTTSDGTVYSLSYLDTGSNALYFNSSTMTRCGFWYCPSSPANFDATIAGIDGVGASVSFSVTSSTTLLATGNWAFSNLAGYNASAFGWGLPFFFGRRVFTAIASQTTPAGNGPFFAF; this comes from the coding sequence ATGAAGACCCGTACGCAGCGCCAACCGCACGCGCCCGGCATAGGACGCCGCGTCGCGCTTTTCGTGCTTTGCACTTTGCTGACGGCTTGTGGCGGCGGAGGAAGCAGCGCGACCTCCTCTGCGAGCACAGGCGCCGGCACACCCGCCAGCGCCCCGGTCTCCGCAAGCGCGGCGAGCCCCGTGAGCACACCGTCGACTACCAGCTCGAGCGGCACGGTACCGCAATCGACCACGCCCAACGTCGTGGCCGTCACGGTCGGCCCGACGCCTACCTCGACGCGCAACATGCTGATGGCGAGCGTCACGGTCTGCGTGCCGGGCACCACGAACTGTGCGAGCGTGGACAACGTGCAGGTCGATACGGGCTCGCAGGGTCTGCGCCTGCTGGCTTCCGCGCTGCCGGCCGGCTTCGCGCTGCCCGCCGTCCCAGCCGGTGCAAGCGCCGACATCGCGGGTGAATGCGCCGTGTTCGGCACGGGCTATACGTGGGGAGCGGTGCGCAGCGCCGACGTGAAGCTCGCGGGCGAAGTGGCCGCCGCGCTGCCGATCCAGTTGATCGCCGACCCGGCCGTGCCGGCCTCCGCACCCGCCGGCTGCACCGGCAGCGGCCTTGCGATGAACAGCGCCGCCACGCTGCGCTCGAACGGCATCCTCGGCGTGGGTCCGTTCAGCGCCGATTGCGGCGCGTCCTGCGTGAATGCGGCAGTCACGCCGTGGTACTACGCGTGCCCGGCAAGCGGCTGCACGGCAAGCGCGCAACCGCTCGCGCAGCAGGTCAGCAACCCGGTGGCGGGTTTTGCCACCGACAACAACGGCGTGGTCATCGATCTGCCGGCCGTGGCGGACAGCGGCGCGTCCGCGGTGAGCGGGTCGATGATCTTCGGCATCGGCTCGCAGGCGAACAACGCGCTCGGCAGCGCGAGCGTGCTGCGTGCGAATTCGGGCACCGGCTATGTGAAGACGACGACATCGGACGGCACCGTCTATTCGCTGAGCTATCTCGACACGGGCTCGAATGCGCTCTACTTCAACAGCTCGACCATGACGCGCTGCGGCTTCTGGTATTGCCCGAGCTCGCCCGCAAACTTCGACGCCACGATAGCCGGCATAGACGGCGTAGGCGCTTCGGTGAGCTTCTCCGTCACAAGTTCGACCACGCTCCTCGCCACCGGCAACTGGGCGTTCAGCAATCTGGCCGGCTACAACGCCAGCGCGTTCGGCTGGGGGCTGCCGTTCTTCTTCGGGCGGCGCGTATTCACGGCGATCGCCTCGCAGACCACGCCAGCCGGCAACGGGCCGTTCTTCGCGTTCTGA